GGCACGACCGGCAGACCCAAGGGCGCGGTCATTACCAACGGCATGCTGTTCTGGAATTCGGTCAATACCGGGCTCCGCCTGAACCTGGTGCAGAGTGACGTCACCCTGACCTTCGCGCCGTTTTTCCACACTGGCGGCTGGAATGTACTTACAACGCCCTTCATACACCGGGGAGCGAAGCTGATTCTGCTCCGGAAGTTTGATGCGGCCCGTATCCTCGAGCTGTGCGGACAGGAGGGGGTCAGCATCCTCTTTGGCGTGCCGACCATGATGGACATGCTGTACCGCGAACCGGGCTGGGGGCAGGCCAATCTGGAAAAACTGCGCTACGCGATTGTCGGCGGGGAGCCTATGCCGGTGCCGCTGATCGAAGCCTGGCACGAAAAAGGCGTGCCCATCCGGCAAGGCTACGGCCTCACGGAGTTTGGCCCCAACGTATTTTCTCTTAACGAAACCGATGCCATCCGCAAAATCGGCTCCATCGGCTTCCCTAACTTTTATATTGATGCGCAGGTGATGCGCGAAGACGGCAGTTTCGCCGCCGATGATGAAGCCGGTGAGCTCGTGCTTCGCGGTCCCGTGTGCATGCAGGGCTACTGGAACAAACCGGAAGAAACGGCCAAAACCATCGTGAACGGCTGGCTGCATACCGGCGACATCGTGCGCCGCGACGCTGAGGGCTACTTCTATGTGATTGACCGCAAAAAAGAGATGTTCATCAGCGGGGCCGAAAATGTGTACCCGGCGGAGGTTGAGCATGTACTGCGCACGCACCCGGCCATTCGCGAAGTCGCCGTTGTAGGCGTGCCCGATCCCAAGTGGGGCGAGACCGGCAAGGCTTTTGTCGTGCTTAAGACCGGAGAAGCGGCGGATGCAGAAGTCCTCCGAAACTGGGCCCGCGAGCGTCTGGCCAAATACAAGGTGCCGGGTCACTGGGCGTTTGTGGACGAGCTTCCCAAAAGTGACAGCGGCAAAATTCTGAAACGCAAACTCAAGGAGGCCTGACCCATGAAACGCCTCACGATTCACGATCTGAAAACCGGCGATCGCGCCGAATTCAGCAAGACGATTTCCGAGCACGATGTGTACGCCTTTGCGGGCATCACCGGAGATTTTAATCCGCTGCATGTCGATGCCGAATACGCGGCCAAAACCCGTTTTGGGGCGCGCATCAGTCACGGCGCCCTGCTTGCGGGCCTGATTTCCACGGTTGTGGGGATGAAGCTGCCCGGCCCCGGTGCGCTGTACGCGTCCCAAAGCCTGAAATTTCTGCGGCCCGTGTACATAGGCGACACCATTACGGCCTTTGCAGAAGTCTCCGATCTTGATGCCGAACGCAACCGCGTCCGGCTGCGGACCGGCTGTACCAACCAAAAAGGAGAAGCCGTAGCGGAAGGCGAATCCGTTCTGCTGCCTTCCAAAGAACCCTGATTTTCACATAAACCAACACCAACCAAAACGAAAGCCCGGGGCTTCCCAATCCGGATTTTCAAACCCTTCAAAAAAACCAATCTCATGAAAAAAATACTCTATTCCGTAATGATTGCCGCGCTTGTATTTGCAGGCTACGCGTGCAGCTCAAGCAGTGACAGCCCGGAACTCGGCGTCTCCGAAAGCAACCTTGACTTCGGTGATGTGCGCACCGGTGAGGAGAACACCCTCACCCTTGAAATCCGCAACGATGGCGATGTCACTCTCGATGACGTAAACGTAGCCGTAACCGGCGCCGGATTCTCCATCGCGGAAGAAGACATGCAGTTTGCCCTTAATGTCGGCCAAAGCCGTACCGTAAGTATCAGCTTTATCGCAGAAAATCCGGGTGATTTCAGCGGAAGCGTAACGGTTTCTTCTGTGAGCGAGAACCTCGTCAGAACCGTAAACCTGGCTGCTTTTGCCGTTGATGCCATCGCAGGCACCTGGATTTCTCAGGGCGAAGACATCGCCCCCGGTCTTGCCGGTCCTCCTTTCCTGAATGTAGAAATCGTGGCAACCTTCAACGCGGATAACACCTACAACGTGACTTCAATCGATCAGGCCGGCTCTACCATTGAGTTTACCGGAACCTGGGTTGCCGGTGCGCCCAATGATGCCGGCATCCGTTCCATTCTGCTTGAGCAGGCTACGCCTTTCGCAGTTGTTTCTTCCGGTATTTTCCGTATCAACGGAAGCCGTATGGAGTATGAGGTGATTCAACAGGGACTCACCGGCGTTGAGCCTCCGACCGTTGAAGGCGGCTTCGGCAGCACCCTTGTTGGCGGCAACCCAACCGGCCCATTCTGGATTCAGCAGTACAGCCGCGTTGAGGCGGTGCCTAACTAAGCTGTCGCGGTAAACCCCGCAACTTTGCAACGCTTTCAGGACGGACAGCCCGGCGCTGTCCGTCCTTTACTTCCCTTTGTTGATTCTGTCTTTTCCCCTTCGATGTACCCCGATTTTAGAACAGGCCTGTAGGTCTGTCCCACCCGTGAGCCCATCCTTCCATGAAAAAAATACTGCTGTATCTCCTTGGCTTTAGCGTGATGGCTGCTGTGCCCGGTGCCGGCTTCCTCACCGATGCCCGCGCGCAGATCGTGCAGGAAGAGCATCTTCGCCTGAGCGAACGCTCCGAAGCCGACCGCATCCGCCTCACCGATCCCTTGCCCGGCGAATTTCAGTTCATCGGCTACTCCTTCACCCGGACGACCGCAACGAACATCACCCCGGTCAATGAAGTCCTGCAGGGGCAGGTCATTGGCCGCCTGTTCGGACGCAACTCCACCGAAACCGTGGATCGCACCGCCTTCTACACCGAACAGCGCTTCGTGCCCCTCTTCGTGTACCGGCCCTCCATCCTCGACGGCTACGCGACCTTCCGCGGCCTCTTCAAAATTGATTACACCTGGGGCGATCAGGCCTACGGCATCGGCAACAACCGTGGTGGCGCCATCAGCGGCGGACAGATTAACCTGCAAACGCTCATGGCCAACGTCGATCTGCGTCCGCCGGGAAGCTGGTGGAACATGGTCGTAGGTCTGCAGCGGATTTTCGACAGTCCGTACGATCCGAACATCAATCCCCTCGACCTTTTTCAGCGGACCGGCTACAAGCTTTCGTTCTGGGGTACGCAGGCGGTCGGGGTGAGCTGGTTTGCGCGCCCGCATCAGGCGATTCACGCGCGCCTCGGCTTCTTTCAGCTCTGGGAAAATCAGATCTCCCGCGACGACGATGTCTTTATTCTGATGGGCGACCTGATGACGCGCCCGCATCCGAAGCTGGAGCTGGGCTTCAATGCCTGGTACCTGCGCGATACGGCCCGCGGCGCCGGCGGCATTTCCGTGCTGGGTCAGGGCTTCACAAGCGCGCTGGCCGAATACAACGGTGCGCCGCGACTCAACTTTCAGGGTGCGCCGACCCAAAACTACAAAGCCGACATCGTCTGGTTGGGAACCAACGCAAGCTGGAACCGCAACTTCGTACATGGTCCGCTGGCCCTCGACGCCTTCGCCATCGCCAATCTGGGCCGCATTTCGCCCGTAGCCGACGGTTTCGATGATGTGGACGTGCTCGGCGCAAGCTTCAACGCCGCAGTGCACTACCGCTACGGCATGACCAACAACGACCGCGTCTGGATCGAAGCCCTCTACACCACCGGTGACGAAGACGGTGCTGCCGACGGCACCTTCAACGGCGTCGTGACCGGCAATGTCTGGGGCTCGCCCGTCGGCATTTACAGCTCGCACCGGGCCCTGCTGCTTTTCCCTGATCCGCAGGTCGTGAACCGCTACTACAGCATGGTGCACGACATCTCCAACATGGGCCTCGGCGTCGCAGGCGGCTCCCTCAACGTGATGCGCGATCTCATTCCCAACCGCTTCAGCGCCAAAGCAGGCACGGCCATTGCCTTCAGCAACCACACCCTGCCCGGCGGCGGACACCACATCGGCACCGAAATCAACGGCGAGCTGAAATACAACCTGCGCGTGTTCCTCACCGCGGGCCTCAGCGCGGCCTACGTGTTCACCGGCGACTTCTACGACGCCCCACGCGCCACAAGCCGCACCGATTTCACCCCGGATAATCCCTGGGTCGTGTTCTTATCGCTCACCTGGCTGATGTTCTAACCTCAAAATTATCAAGCACTATGAAATGGTATTTAATTCTGATCACCGCCGCCCTGCTCGTGCTAACCTCCTGCGCGGGGGTACGGTACGCGGATAAGCCGGCCCTTGAGTTTCAGGACATCGACTACGGCTTCGCGGTCAACTTCTCGCAGGGTACGCCCCAAATCGCCTACATTGATGAAGGCGCCGGCGACAAAACCCTCTTGCTCGTGCACGGTCTTGCCAGCAACGCGGGCTTCTGGCGCTACAACATCGCGGCTCTCAGCGAACATCACCGCGTCATCGCCGTGGACCTGCCCGGCTACGGAAAATCCGAAAAAGGCGGCTTCCCCTACGGCATGGCCTTCTGGGCTGAAACCCTGGCCGATTTCATTGATGAGCTCGGTCTTGAAAACGTCGTCTATGTCGGGCACTCCATGGGCGGTCAGATCGGCATGACGCTTGCCATCAACCATCCCGAAGCCATCAGCGAACTCGTGCTGGCCGCACCTGCGGGCGTCGAAAGCTTCTCGCCGGGTTCCGGCGACTGGCTCCGCAGCGTGTTCACCATGGAAGGGGTCAAACGCACCCCTGAGCCGCAGATCCGCGAAAACCTCTCCATCAACTTCTACCGCTGGGACAACGCCTGGGAGTGGATGGTCGAAGAGCGCGTGCGCATGGCCAAAGCCGCCGACATGGACGAATTTGCCTACACCGTCGTGCAGTCCATAAGCGCCATGCTCGATGAGCCCACGACCCACCGCCTGCATCAGGTCAGCCACCCGACCCTCATCGTGTACGGCCGCTACGACGGCCTCATCCCCAACCGCTTCCTCAACCCCGGCTTCCCCGCCGCGGTCTTCGCCCTCGCACACGAGCAAATCCCCGACAGCCGCCTCGTAGAAATCAACAACGCCGGCCACATGCTCATGATCGAAAAACCAGCCGAATTCAACGCCGCCGTACTCGAATTCACCCGCCGGTAACAGGCACAGCGACGTACCGAAACCCAAAAAAAATCCCCCGCCATCACCTGACGGGGGATTTTTTTTGCGCAGGGACAAAAGCTGTTCAGGCAACCGTCCCCGTACATCTGGCAGCCTGCGTAGTACAGCATTAATTTTTTTTGGGTAAAATCCCGTGAACATCAAGGTCTTTCGGGACAGGTCCAACCCCCCAAATCAACGGCAAATGCGTTGCTTTTTGGGCTCAGATGTAAGCACCCTCATTTTGCGCGCAATTCGGCAATCTGTTTTTTTGAACAGGATGATGATTGTTAATCAACACCTAAACCCCAATGGTGCCCTGTAACCAACTCCGAAGGAGTTACATGTTTATAGCAAAAGCATACCCCCCCCGATAAATACCCGCGCGCGCCGCAGGCGCGCCCGCGATGTCGGGCGTACAGCCCGTAACAGACCAGCAACACCCCTGCCGGTAGAGACGCAATGCATTGCGTCTCTACCATGCGGGCAACACACCCCAAATGTCCAATTACCAAATCGCTAATTGTGCCATCCCAATTTTTTGAATAGGATTTACAGAATAAACAAGATGAAATGCATGCCAACCGGATTTCATAACGGTCCCTATCCCCAATACCAACGACCAGCAGCGTAGCCGTGCTTTCTTCATAGAAATCGCATTTCGTCCGTCCCCCGGACCCCCGCGCGCGCCGCAGGCGCGCCCGCGGGGCCAGGCGTATAGCCCGTGGCAAACCCGTGTATGTTGCCCCCGTGTCCCCGACCCGGCGCTCCGTGCTATTAGAAAACATCGGCACACTGATATTGTGGAGGGCGAGCGTTTTTCTACCCACATGCTGCCCCTACAGGGAGGGTTTGTGCGGGAAACGGCACATTAACCCAGGCAGATGCTTTGCGCGTTGCATTTGGATAATCTGTTTGTTTGAACAGGATTCATAAGATGAACAAGATGGCATTTGATTTCAAAGCTTGAATTCAAATATGCCCCGTAACCAACTCCGAAGCAGTTACATGTTTATAGCAATCTGTAATTACGCAATTAAAATGTGCACCTTCACGATAAACCGCTGAATTAGTCATACATCCAGCAAAAAAATAATAGCCGTTAAGCTATTATTTTGTTTTGTAGGACTTTACATTGTGAAATATTTTTTCATGCCCATATTTGAATCTGTTTATATTAACTGCGTTTTGGTGAAAAGCACTCGAAACAGAATTAACCCTATCTTTAACGCAGAATATGAACATGAGAAAAAGTATAACTATTGCAATTTTTGCATTTTTTGTTTTCGTTACACTTGGATGCGAAGGCGATCAAGGTCCGGTTGGACCACAAGGCGACCAAGGGCCGGCTGGCTCCGTTAACATCATAACACAGTCAAATGTACTGTCTTTAAACAATTTAATTGTTGAGGATAACGACTTTGTTTATTGGACTTTCCCTTGGGCCGCTTTGACGAGTGATATTTACGAAAACGGTATCGTCTTGGCTTTTGTCCGAGATGTTGAAGGTTCGGAATGGGTACCTCTACCACTTCCGATTGGTACAACAACAATGTCGTACGGTTTTAGAACTGGCGAATATGAAGTTGCTGTTTTTGGTGAAGATGCAGATACTTTGGTTTTAGTTATGATCGGTGCAACAGTACGGGCAGTTGCAATTCCCCCATCGCAAGTAAGCTCACGTATAGATCATAATGACTATGATGCTTTAGTTGAATATTATCAGCTAAATGATGTATTAGGTTTCGAGTAATTATTTGATTAGTGCTATAAAAAGCCGTGTTTCGTGAGAAGCACGGCTTTTTATTTTTACAGAAATAACCAAAAACCTAATTATGATAAATACCAATTAAGTTTAACAAGTAAGTTATCTATGAAATGTTTTCATTCATATCTATGTCTGTTTTGGAAAGTAAACCACATTTATTATCAACTTTAAAGTCATTTAAGGCTACAAACATCGGACATCCATACAGTGAGACACCTATGTACCAATTCCGCTGCAACTTCCACGAATAACCGAAATGTCGCAATACCGTCGGAGACCCCGCTTTGCGCGCCTATTTCGGTAATCTGTTTGTTTGAACAGGATTTCTAAAATTTACAGAATAAACAAGATGAAATGCATGCCATACGGATTTCCTAACGGCCCTTATCCCTAATACCAGCGACCAGCGGCGTAGCCGTGCTTTCTTCATAGAAATTGCATTTCGTCCGTCCCTCCGGACCCCCGCGCGCGCCGCAGGCGCGCCTGCGGGGTCGGGCGTACAGCCCGTGGCAAACCCGCACATGTTGCCCCCCCCGTGTCCCCGCCCCGGCGCTTCATGCAATTTGAAAAAATCGGCATGCACATGGCGTACCTACGGCACGCTGATATTGTGGGGCGACCTTTTTTTCTACCCACATGCTGCCCCTACAGGGCAGGGTGAAAATTAATACCTGCGCCGGTAGACACGCAAAATTTTGCGTCTATACAATGCGTTCACACAGCTCATTTGCAATCGCCAATTCTGAAATCCGGCCTTATCCACAAAAAACACGTGCCCACATAGCGTACCGGGCGTATTCCAGCGCAGGAGATCCCTCACATGCAGCCCCAAGTGGTTTCGTGATTGCACTTGATCCCGTGGCTTCGAACCGCTCCTGCCAAATGAGAAGCGTTCGGGATGACCCGGGGCGGGGATTATAATCTTTTTGTTCATTCCCGCTAACCCAAATATAAACAACGGGTCATCCCGAACGTCGGGACCTGTCAGGGAGAAAACCGGAGTCTCAAAAAGCTGCATCAACCCGTAACTGTTCGAAGCCTCATGTGAGGGATCTCCCTAGTCGGACATGCCCGGTAGCTAAAATCGGATAGCTAAAAATGCCCCTGTGCTAAATCCGTGTGCCAACATCCGGGCATTTTCCAGCGGAGGAGATCCCTCATATGCAGCCCCAAGTGGTTTCGTGAATGCACCGAATCCCGTGGCTTCGAACCGCTCCTGCCAAATGAGAAGCGTTCGGGATGACCGATTCGGAGTTTCGGGTTTGAAGTTTTGGTTTGGAAATGTAACCGCCTGTACCGTTGGGGATTAAACAAAAAAACTCGCGCTAAGGAAGCAGAAAGTGGGTTTATAAGGTTAAAATAAACTGCCTTAATAGGATGTAAGAGTAATGTATTTCTAAGTTTAAAGGCTTAAGAAATTAAATTTTAATAAAAATTGCTCATTATTATTATTATTATTATTTAGGAGTCCTAGCCATAATTGATGGTTTTGGGCTTTCAATAAAAAACCATTAACTAATTTTGTAATTAATCATGAAAAAAATATATTTAATTTTAATACTAATTGCGGTTACAGGTTTAAATGCTTGTACCAAAGACTCCTTGTCAGGCAATGAACAAATTATACTTTCGTAACAAGAAAGTGCCATGATAGTTAGTTCAGTAGAGTTTCAACAATTTTTTAGTTTAAATCAGCTATTCCATGAAAAAATAATGGAAGTAATGAATAAAGACATTGCAATTGAGGAACTTGTTGAGGTTAGTTTATTATCATTAAATGAAGATGATAATACCGCGTTTTTTGAAATTGTTTTTGGTTCTTATCAAAACGGTAACAATTTTATTAAAAAAATAGAAAAATCCCGTGATATACTTTTTGAAGCATATCCAATTTTGGGGAATATTGAAACTTCAAACCGAACCACTTTTAACGAAGGAGATTTGCAAAATTATTTTACAAATTTATCAACTGGTTTGTCCGACACAGGAGGCTGTTGGGCCCTTCAGGAAGATGATTCGGGTGACGGACCACTTTGTGGTTCAAATTGGCAGATTGTCAAATTAGCAATTTGTGCAGCGGGTTGCAGTTTTACTGGTCCCGGAGTTCCAATCTGCGGTTGGGCGTGCTGGTGCATGTTATGTCCTGAAAATTCAGGATTAGCAGACGCAATATGTTAAACAAAATCAAAATAAAATTATGGAATATGTTGTCTTTATAGGATTCATTTTAATTATGATTTCCGGTCATGTTTTTAAAAATAAATTATCACTAAAATCGCAATTTTTGATAAGCCTGATAACTGGTATTTTGTTAATTATCTGGTTCTTTACAATGAACGAAGGAGTACTTTTCTATCAGCTTCTCATTACCGCTGCTGTAATTTGTAATTTAGTTTGGCAAATATATAGATTACGGAAGAATCCACCTGTTTCAGAATCTTCTGTCTCATGATGCTACGAAACGATTTTGGGTGAACTCCGTAATGTCGTTCAGCCCGTTTCCCTTGTTATTTACGTGGTTATGAAACAGGTTTTTGAGCTGTAATTTGTAAATTCAATAGGTCTCCTTGCCTTAGGGTTTCTGGTATTGTCGTTATTACCAAGCCTGGGCAAGGGGACTTTTTTTTGCTACCCCGGACACACTTTTTAGGGTATTATCCGGTTCCCCCCCCCCCCAAAAAAAGCAGGGGATAAGGCGTAGGTTTGGGATTGTAGTGCTGGCACGAAAGACCGTGATGTGCACGGGGTTTCCCCCCAAAAAAAACGAAGTCAGTACTTGCTGTGAAGTTTGGCTGAGGTTGACCTTTTAGCTGTACTTGTTTACTATCCTGTTTTGATCCCGCTATAAAACTATTTATGCACCACCATTTTTCAGGGCCGCATTATACCGTTACCAACAGCAAAACCCTGACCGGGAAAATGCCGGTGCTGTTTGTGCACGGTAATACGAGCACTTCCGCGTGGTGGCAGCCCCTGATGCAGTGTTTCGATTCGGAGCGCTATTTTTGCATCGCGCCCGATCTGAATGGTTTTGGCCGCACGCATTTTCGCGCAATTGACGCCCGGACCGGCGTCCGTGATTGGGCGCGGGATGTGGTGGATTTACTCGACCGGCTCGGGATTTCAAAGGTGCACGTGGTTTGCAGCTCACTCGGGGGTGTGGTGGGCTGGGAGTTGCTGGCCCGGCACGGAAACCGGTTGCTGGGTTTGGTGCAGATTGCGCCGGGTTCGCCGTACGGGTTCGGCGGCACACACGGGTCAGAAGGCAGGCCGAATTTCCCGGATTTTGCAGGTTCGGGCGCGGGCATGAGCAATCCGGCGCTGATTGCGCGCATTCGAGCGGGCGACTGCAGCAAACAGCCGCCTATGGTGACATCCCCCGCGTGGGTGCTCCAACACTACGTGCTCCGGAACCGGATTGAGCTGGATGAAGATCATCCGCTGCTGGATGGGATGTTCGCGCTCCGGCCCGGGGATGACGGCTTTCCGGGGGATGTGCAGGAGAGCCCGAACTGGCCGGGATATGCGCCCGGCGATCGCGGGATTGTGAACAGCATATCCCCGAAACATCTGGCGGGGCTGGCGGAAGCGGTTGTGCAGGCGCCGGACGTTGTACCCTTGCTGTGGCTGCGCGGCAGCGAGGACGGTATTGTCAGTGACCGCTCCGGATCGGATCCGGCGGTGCTCGGGGCAGCGGGTCTGATTCCCGGATTTCCGGGGGAGAATGCCGTGCCGCCGCAGCCCATGCTTGCGCAGACGCGTTATGTGCTGGATGCGAGGGCGGCAGCAAGCGGCGGGGCGCCTTATCAGGAGAGGGTGCTTGACGGGCTGGGGCACTGCCCGTATCTCGAAGATCCGCGGTGGGTTTATGCGGAAATCAGCCGCTGGTTTGATGACATCAGGGCATAAAAAAGCCGCTTCGTTTCAAAGAAGCGGCCTTAAATGTTTATTTAGGGTTTCGTAGCGTGGGGCGGAATTGAACCGCCGACCTCCGGGTTATGAATCCGACGCTCTAACCACCTGAGCTACCACGCCATAAATTTTGCAGATTCCAAATATAGGGAAAAAAGGAAGGGAATGCCACATCAGAAATGGTTTTTTTGCAAAGGGATGTGCCGGCTTTTGGGTCTCATATAAAAGGAAGGCGCGGGGGAAGCGGTTCTGCTATTTAGGGGTAAAAAATGCTATCTTTGCAGGCTGATTCTTTTATTAACCGACCGGACTTGTTTCCGGTTAATGTAAACCCAAAACTGATTTTATGGCCAAGAACATCACGCCGCGCAGCAAAGACTATTCACAGTGGTATCAGGATATTGTTAAAGAAGCGAGCCTGGCCGAGCACTCCCCGGTGCGCGGTTCAATGGTAATCAAGCCGACCGGCTATGCGCTTTGGGAGAATATGCGCGATGCGCTCGACAAAATGTTCAAGGATACCGGCCATGAAAACGCCTATTTTCCGCTGTTTATACCGAAGTCGTTTCTTTCGAAGGAAGCGAATCATGTGGAAGGCTTTGCCAAGGAATGCGCGGTTGTGACGCACAGCCGTCTTGTAAGCACCGAGGACGGTGTTGATGTGGACCCCGACTCAAAGCTTGAAGAAGAGCTGATTGTACGTCCGACTTCTGAGACCATCATCTGGGATACCTACCGCGGCTGGATTCAGTCCTACCGGGATTTGCCTATTCTGGTGAATCAGTGGGCGAACGTGGTCCGCTGGGAAATGCGCACCCGCCTGTTTCTGCGTACCATGGAGTTTCTGTGGCAGGAAGGGCATACGGCACATGCGACCGAAGGAGAAGCCGTAGCCGAAACCAAACAGATGCTCGAGGTCTATCGAACCTTCGCAGAAGAGT
This genomic stretch from Cyclonatronum proteinivorum harbors:
- a CDS encoding alpha/beta hydrolase: MHHHFSGPHYTVTNSKTLTGKMPVLFVHGNTSTSAWWQPLMQCFDSERYFCIAPDLNGFGRTHFRAIDARTGVRDWARDVVDLLDRLGISKVHVVCSSLGGVVGWELLARHGNRLLGLVQIAPGSPYGFGGTHGSEGRPNFPDFAGSGAGMSNPALIARIRAGDCSKQPPMVTSPAWVLQHYVLRNRIELDEDHPLLDGMFALRPGDDGFPGDVQESPNWPGYAPGDRGIVNSISPKHLAGLAEAVVQAPDVVPLLWLRGSEDGIVSDRSGSDPAVLGAAGLIPGFPGENAVPPQPMLAQTRYVLDARAAASGGAPYQERVLDGLGHCPYLEDPRWVYAEISRWFDDIRA
- a CDS encoding acyl-CoA synthetase, with the protein product MKPQAMHTDWISKWAQYSPEAVMLQDDGNGATITYAQAQAMLLRTAGLLQSRYGIAPGDRVAVLALNHMEYVVLFFAVQKLGAILVPLNYRLAAPELDYQLSDSTPKLLLFEQEFLDTLSKTSFTGEKALLQGEAGFLAQMHGTGGSASIPLNPQHEGALEDACMILYTSGTTGRPKGAVITNGMLFWNSVNTGLRLNLVQSDVTLTFAPFFHTGGWNVLTTPFIHRGAKLILLRKFDAARILELCGQEGVSILFGVPTMMDMLYREPGWGQANLEKLRYAIVGGEPMPVPLIEAWHEKGVPIRQGYGLTEFGPNVFSLNETDAIRKIGSIGFPNFYIDAQVMREDGSFAADDEAGELVLRGPVCMQGYWNKPEETAKTIVNGWLHTGDIVRRDAEGYFYVIDRKKEMFISGAENVYPAEVEHVLRTHPAIREVAVVGVPDPKWGETGKAFVVLKTGEAADAEVLRNWARERLAKYKVPGHWAFVDELPKSDSGKILKRKLKEA
- a CDS encoding alpha/beta fold hydrolase; this translates as MKWYLILITAALLVLTSCAGVRYADKPALEFQDIDYGFAVNFSQGTPQIAYIDEGAGDKTLLLVHGLASNAGFWRYNIAALSEHHRVIAVDLPGYGKSEKGGFPYGMAFWAETLADFIDELGLENVVYVGHSMGGQIGMTLAINHPEAISELVLAAPAGVESFSPGSGDWLRSVFTMEGVKRTPEPQIRENLSINFYRWDNAWEWMVEERVRMAKAADMDEFAYTVVQSISAMLDEPTTHRLHQVSHPTLIVYGRYDGLIPNRFLNPGFPAAVFALAHEQIPDSRLVEINNAGHMLMIEKPAEFNAAVLEFTRR
- a CDS encoding choice-of-anchor D domain-containing protein, which produces MKKILYSVMIAALVFAGYACSSSSDSPELGVSESNLDFGDVRTGEENTLTLEIRNDGDVTLDDVNVAVTGAGFSIAEEDMQFALNVGQSRTVSISFIAENPGDFSGSVTVSSVSENLVRTVNLAAFAVDAIAGTWISQGEDIAPGLAGPPFLNVEIVATFNADNTYNVTSIDQAGSTIEFTGTWVAGAPNDAGIRSILLEQATPFAVVSSGIFRINGSRMEYEVIQQGLTGVEPPTVEGGFGSTLVGGNPTGPFWIQQYSRVEAVPN
- a CDS encoding MaoC family dehydratase, with product MKRLTIHDLKTGDRAEFSKTISEHDVYAFAGITGDFNPLHVDAEYAAKTRFGARISHGALLAGLISTVVGMKLPGPGALYASQSLKFLRPVYIGDTITAFAEVSDLDAERNRVRLRTGCTNQKGEAVAEGESVLLPSKEP